The Mariluticola halotolerans nucleotide sequence GAGAACAAAGGCGGTTCGAATCGGCTTTGGTGACTGAATCATGATTTGTTCTCTACAGGATGTGGTGGGTCGGTGGTGGTGCGAGGCCCAAGTGGTGCAATCTGGCGGGTTCCGGGGCCGGAAATGGCCCAAATCCGTTCATGTATACTAATAGAGCGTTAATCTGGCTGAATCATGGGCAATTCTTAAGGGGGTGTTAAATGTGCCGGGCGCGATTTTTTGTGGTCTCTTAGCGAATGCGAGGCCGGAACGCGGGCGTTTTAGGCGCGGATTTTGACGATAAAGATTTTGACGTTCCAAAATGGCACGACGGGCTGCAGCCCGCCATGCCGAAATCTGGTGCGGGTTATTGTGCTGTGTAGGCACCATCGACCCGGTGATAGCTGCCATTGATGAAGCTGGCCCGATCAGAGAGCAGGAAGCAGGTGAGGGCGGATACTTCTTCCGGCGTGCCGATGCGGCCGACGGGATGCAGGCTTGCCAGCCCGTCGAGGGCCGCCTGATCCAGATTGGCGGAAAGCAGAGGGGTGTCGATGAAGCCGGGGCCAACCGCATTGATGCGGATGTTTCTGGCGGCATATTCCAGCGCGGCGGCCTTGGTCATGCCGACAACGCCGTGCTTGGCTGCGGTGTAAGCGGATGAGTTGGCGAAACCGACCGTGCCGAGGATCGACGCCATGTTGACGATTGCACCGCCACCGGCCTCAAGCATGGCCGGGATCTGGTAGCGGACGCAATTGAAGACGCCATTGAGGTTGACGCTGATGACCTTTTCCCAGCCATCGACCGGATATTCGCCGATCGGGGCGGCGGGGCCGCCAATGCCCGCATTGTTGACCGCCAGATGCAGCCCGCCATAGGTCTTTATCGCAAAGGCCACCATTGCCTCGCAGGCGCTGGCATCGGTGACGTCGATCTCAAAGCTTTCCGCGTTCCCGCCCTTTTGGCGGATGGTCTTGACCACTTTGTCCGCGCCGGACGTGTCCATGTCGGCGACGATGACATTGGCACCGCTTGCTGCGAGTTCCAGACTGACCGTTTCGCCGATGCCCGAGCCGCCGCCGGTGACGATTGCTGTCTTGTTGGTGAAACTGATGTCCATGATCAATGTCCTTCCCTGGTTACTGTCATGCTGGCGGTTCTATATGCGGAACGCGCCGAGGTTATGACGGTATAAAGGCGGGGCAGATCGCGGGCATTGATGCGGGTCAAATGCGCAAATGATTTAGGGGGATGCCCCTGATCAGTTGAGGTCGGTCAGGACCATGGACAGATCGCCCGCGCTGGTGCCGAGCAGGATGCGGTAGGGGATGAAATAGCCGCTATCCTTGAGGGGCGCATACCAGATGAGAATGCGGTTGGAATTGGCCAGATAGGTTGTCATTTCCGAGGTGGTGAAGTGACCGGCGACGGGAATATAGCGCAACTGGCACAAAACGACCGGGCCCTGATAGCCGGTGCGGTTGGAGGTGGCGGTTTCTGTCTGGACGAATTTCATGGCGATGTCATAGCGCTCAACGCCGGTAAAGACCTTGAGGCGACGGTCGCAAAGGGCTGGCTCGAGTGCATCACCTTTGAGGATATAGGAGCCGAGCGGATCGGTGACGCGCTCGAGATGTTTCCGTTCGATGGCGATGCGGCCGATATTGTTGACCAGTGGCGGCTCAATCTGGAAGCCGGTGGCATTGCCGCTGGCATATTGCACGGCGACGTTGAAACTTTCGCTGCGGGTGCGGGTTTCCAGATCGAAGGCCCTGGCGGCCAGCATGTCCTTGGCGGAACGGCCGGAAGACTGGGCTTCGGCGGTGCCGGAGGCAACAAGCGAGCCGACGCCGGAGACATTGGCGCCCACATCAATTTTATAGCTGCTGCCATCATCGCTGAAATTCACGGTGGCGCTGGCCATGTTGACGCCGGCAAGGCTGACGACATATTTGGCGGTGGCGCTGACGGGCGCGGCCGCTACGGGGGATGCCATGAGAATGAAGGCTGCACCGGTTGCAGCCCAACGGGCAAATTTTGTATTCAAGGACACTTGGATTCCACTCCGCCGCGGACGGCTAACACGCAAACACTGAGCTTTCAGTTTTAACGAACATGCTTACTATTTCGTGAAGTGGGGGCAATTGTGGCCTCAAAGGCCGGTTGTGCTTGACGGGGGCGGGGCGTTTGACTATTTAGACGCAACTTTTCTCTTCAAGGATGAGCTGGCTGTGGGCAAAGCCCCACGCGCCTGTTTGTTCAGATAACAGGATATTAACATGGCACGCCGTTGTGAACTGACTGGAAAAGGCGTTATGACGGGCAATAATGTGAGCCACGCGCTCAACCGTACACGCCGCCGGTTTCTGCCCAACCTTTGCAATGTCACGCTGATTTCGGATGCGCTCAGCCGCCCGGTCAAGCTCAAGATCGCAGCTTCCACGCTGCGCACTGTCGAGCATCGCGGTGGCCTTGATGCATTTTTGCTGAAAGCCAAGGATGACGATCTGTCCGATCGCGCCCGCGGTATCAAGCAGGAAGTCCGTCAGGCACTTGCATCGTAAAAAGTTTCGGTCGCTGGCCTTTGGGCCGCAACCGGTGATATGAAAGCGACGCGGTATCCCCCAAAGGGTGCCGCGTTTCTTGTTTTTTGCAATAGCTGCGCCGGTCAGATGCCGGAAGTGCGGCGCAACATTTGAGGTGCATGATCTTGCTCGCTCGTTTTTTTGTGGCCGTTATGGCCATGGTCGCTGTGGTGGCCGCTTCCAATTTTCTCGTTCAGTTTCCTGTGCAGGCCGAATTCGGCGGGATCAATCTCGCGGATCTTTTGACCTGGGGGGCGTTTACCTATCCGATGGCGTTTCTGGTTACCGATCTGACCAACCGGCATTTCGGGGCCAATGGCGCGCGGCTGGTGGTGCTGGCAGGTTTCACGCTGGCGGTGATCTGGTCGATTTTTCTCGCCAGCCCGCGTATCGCCATTGCCTCCGGCTCGGCATTTTTGCTGGCGCAGTTTCTTGATGTGTCGATCTTTAACCGCCTGCGGGCCGCCAAATGGTGGCAGGCGCCGCTGGTCTCCTCGGTGGCTGGCTCGGTGCTCGATACGGTTTTGTTTTTCGGGATCGCCTTTTCGGCCCGGTTCGCCTTTATCGATACAGGCTTTGGCATGGAGGACAGTTCGCTGGCCTTTGCGGTACCCTTTCTGGGTGTTGGTGGAGACGTGCCGCTCTGGGTGTCACTGGCCTCGGGCGACTTTATCGTCAAGATTGTGGTGTCGCTGGTGCTGCTGGCGCCCTATCGGGTGCTGCGCGGCATGATTGCCGACAGGGTTTTGCATCCGGCGGCAGGCTAGGGCCGTTCAGGTTCTGCTGGAAACATCCTTCGTCATCGCGAGGCGCGTAGCGCCGTGGCGATCCAGAGCAACAAGCGCTGGTGTCAGCCTCTTCTGGATTGCCGCGCGGCTTTGCCGCTCGCAATGACGGGGCAACGTTTGCGAACCGACAAGGGATGTCCGCTTGTTCCAGACCCGCTTTATTCCGCCAGGGAAAATTCCAGCAGGAGCGAACGTTCCCAATCGTTGAAATTGTCGTCGGAAATGATGGTGATGCGGCTTTTGCCATCCGGGCCGGGATGGACGGCAATGCCTTCCATATTGTCGATATCGCCGCCGGAACCGGTGAGGATAACCTCGCCTTTCAAAACTGCGCCGGGTTTGACCTCGGCGGCGGCAATGCGGCGGACCTGCATGACAAAGCTTAAAAAGCTGGTGCCGCGCTCGAGCACCAAAAGATCGCCATTGGGCAGGAAGGCGCAATCGGTGGGGTTGAGCCCCTCGGTGCGGCTGAGGCTGAGTTCGCCGCGGTCGTTGTGGCCAAGCATGTAGCCGGCATAGCCGTCGCCGACACGGGCGGCCTCGGTAAACAGCATGGTGGAGCCCGCGACCGGGGAGGCTTGAGGGGCGATGCAGACGGCTTCCAGCGAGCGGTTGGTGCGCAGGTTTTCCAGCCATTGGGGAATGGCGACCTCGCGGGCCGCGCCCTCTGGCATGCCCTTGACCAGATCGAAATCGGCGACCCGGGTGAGGTTTTCAAAGCCGACACGGACAGCGGCGGGGGCGCCATTGCGGTTGATGGTTTCGATGGCCTCCGCATCCTTGGCGAATTTTCGCGGCAGTTCATCGCCTTTGGAATTGCGAATGGGCGTGACGGTGACACCGCCAAGGCCAAGCGGCTGGCCGGCTTCGTTATAGATCAGATGGCCGGAGATGAAATTGCCCTCATCGGAGACCATGACCAGCTGATGGCCGGAACCGGTGAAGGTGATGCCGGAGAGGCCGCCGAAGGTTTCCACCGGGCTGGTCATGACAATGCCGCCCTGCCAGATCAGCTTGTCGACCTTTTCGCCCGGCTGGGCACCTTTATAGGTGAGAATGGGTGCGGACGTGACCGGCGCGTCCATGGCGCGGGTGGCCGAGGTGAGGAGCGACAGGGCCAGCGCTAATGCCAATGTGCCCGGACGCAAGCTCACCTGCGACGCTGCCGGCGGCTCATGGCTGGCGGTTCTTCCTCAAAGAGGGAAGCCAGTTCCTCGGTGAGCGCGCCGCCCAGTTCTTCGGCGTCGAGCAGGGTGACGGCGCGCCGGTAATAGCGGGTCACGTCATGACCGATGCCGACAGCAACCAGCTGAACGGGGGACCGCAATTCGATATCCTCAATCACCATGCGCAAATGGGCCTCGAGATAATTGCCGGGGTTCACCGACTGGGTCGAATCATCCACCGGTGCACCATCGGAGATAACCATCAGGATGCGGCGATTTTCGGGACGGCCAAGCAGACGCTTGTGGGCCCATTGCAGGGCCTCACCGTCGATGTTTTCTTTCAGCAGCCCTTCGCGCATCATCAGGCCAAGATTGCGTCTGGCGTGCCGCCAGGGCTCGTCAGCGGCCTTGTAGATGATGTGGCGCACATCGTTGACGCGGCCGGGATTGGCGGGGCGATCTGCCTCAAGCCAGGCCTCGCGCGATTTGCCGCCTTTCCAGGCGCGGGTGGTGAAGCCGAGAATTTCGACCTTCACCCCGCAGCGCTCCAGCGTGCGGGCGAGGATGTCGCCGCAAATGGCGGCGATGGTGATCGGGCGGCCGCGCATGGAGCCGGAATTGTCGATCAACAGCGTGACGACCGTATCGCGGAATTCGGTGTCATTCTCGATCTTGAACGAGAGCGGCTGCATCGGGTCGGTGACCACGCGGGTGAGGCGGGCGGCATCAAGCACGCCTTCTTCCAGATCGAAAGCCCATGAACGGTTTTGCTGCGCCATCAGGCGGCGTTGCAGCTTGTTGGCCAGGCGGGCGACGGCACCGGCGAGATTTTCTAGCTGTTTGTCGAGAAGGGCACGCAATTGTTCGAGCTCTTCGGGCGGGCACAGGTCTGGTGCTTGCACGATTTCGTCGAACTTGGTGGTGAAGACCTTGTATTGCAGGGCGTTGGCAAGGCGTTCGTCGCCCTCGCCGGGTTGGGGCGGGGTCGGGGTTTCCTCGCCCGAATCGGCGGTCGCGTCATCATCAGCATCGGCCATATCGGCTTCCATGCCATCGACCTCGCCGGTGTCTTCACTGTCGCCGGGCGCGTCATCGCTGTCGGCTTCGGCGTTTTCGCCTTCGCCCTGGGCCTGTTCGGGGTTCTGCTCGTCGTTGTCGGAGGGCTTGTCGTTCTGTTCTTCGGCGTCGTCGGTCTCGTCGCTGTCGCCATCCTCGAACTCACCTTCGGGGATGAGATCCAGATCGCGCAACAGGGTGCGGGCGGCCTTGGCGAAATCTGCCTGGTTTTCGAGTGCGGCGGAGAGATCGTCGAGACAGGCGTCGCATTTGTCTTCAATGTCGCCGCGCCACAAATCAACAATCTGCTGGCCGCTCTGGGGGACGGTGATGCCGGCCAGTTTGTCGCGCAGCATCAGCCCCAAAGCCTCGGCCAGCGGCGCGTCATCGCGTTCGGTGATGTCGCCGAAATTGGCGCGGAACAGCCGGTCTTCGAGCATTTCGCCGATATTGAGTTTCATGCCCGGCATGCGGGTGGCGCCCAGCGCCTCGACACGGGCCTGTTCGAGCGCATCAAAGGCGGCGCGGGCATCGGGGTCCTGGGGCGCGCGGCGGCGGTGCATGGCCGCGTCATGGCTGGCGAGCCGCATGGCCATGGAATCGCCCTGCCCACGGGCAACTGCGATGTCGTGCAGCGTGGGGACGCGGGGCAGATTGGCGAGGCGCGCCTTGTCATGGGTCAGAATGGGCCGGTCGGCTGTGAAGGCAACCTCCAGCTCGGCTTCTCCAGCAATGGCGCGCACAGTTGCGCCCATCGCCGCCTTGAAGGGCTGCGTGTTATCGGGCTTGTTCGACCGGTTGCGTGGCGGTTGGGCCATGAGCGTTCTGACCGATTTGTTCGTCCTTGTCCCGTGGCAGGCTCAGGAGGCGGACCAGCTGGTAAATGGCCCCTCATGGTTTGGCTTTTCTGCCATGAGGGGCGTGAGGTTTTTAAGCGCTGATGGCGAGGTTCGCCGCTGATTCCGGCAGATCTTCCCCAAAGACGCGCTGATAGAATTCGGCCACCACGGGACGTTCCAGCTCATCGCATTTGTTGAGGAAGGTCAGGCGGAAGGCGAAGCCAAGATCGCCGAAGATTTCGGCGTTTTCCGCCCAGGTGATGACCGTACGCGGGCTCATCACCGTCGACAGGTCGCCATTGATGAAGGCGGAACGGGTCAGATCGGCGAGACGCACCATATTGGAGACGGTCGTTTTGCCCTCGGCGGTCTGGTAGGATTTGACCTTGGAGAGGACGATGCCGGCTTCCTTGTCATGGGGCAGATAATTGAGGGTTGTGACCAGCGACCAGCGGTCCATCTGACCCTGGTTGATCTGCTGGGTGCCGTGGTAAAGCCCGGATGTGTCGCCCAAACCAATGGTGTTGGTGGTGGCAAACAGGCGGAAGGCGGGATGCGGGACGATGACGCGGTTCTGATCCAGAAGGGTCAGGCGGCCCGAGACCTCAAGCACGCGCTGGATGACGAACATCACATCGGGACGCCCGGCGTCATATTCGTCGAATACCAGGGCGACATTGTTCTGCACGGCCCAGGGCAGAATGCCGTCGCGGAATTCGGTGATCTGCTTGCCGTCTTTAAGAACAATCGCGTCCTTGCCCACCAGATCGATGCGGCTGACATGGCTGTCGAGATTGACGCGAACCAATGGCCAGTTCAGCCGTGCGGCGACCTGTTCGATATGGGTGGATTTGCCGGTTCCGTGATAGCCCTGCACCATGACGCGGCGATTAAAGGCAAAGCCTGCCAGAATCGCGATGGTGGTGTTGCGGTCAAACAGATAGTCGGGGTCAACCGGGGGCACGTGTTCGGTGCGCTCCGCATAACCCTTGACCACCATGTCGCTGTCGATGCCGAAGGTTTCACGGACATTATAGTCCTTGTCCGGCAGGTTCTGGAACTCGGTCATGTTCTTCCCTTTTCGGGGGTCTGGTGTTGCGTAATAGAGAAAAATCCCGCGCTCTATAGCAGTTAAGCGGTCATGGGCCTAGAGCGCCGGGAAAGATGCAGTGTCACACCACAAAGCCTTTTTGCTTCAGGTGGGTATAGGCGGTGATAATGGCGTGCAGACGATCCTCGGAACTGCGGTCGCCGCCATTGGCGTCGGGGTGGTACATCTTGACCAGTGCCTTATAGGCCGCCTTGATTTCGTCAGAGGTTTTGCGCCCCTCAAGCCCCAGCACTTCAAGCGCCCGTTTGTCGGCCTCAACGATACGTTTCTCGCGCGCCTTGATCGGGTTGCGGCCCTGATTGCGGGCGACGCGGGCAAACAGATTGTGCGGATCATTGAGCCGGCGGGCGGTGAAATCGCGGGCGGCCTTGGCGCGGGGTTTGGGATTGCCGCGGCCATGGGCATTGGCGCCCATGCCCCAGGTGGGGCGTTCGCCGTTATCGGTGGAATATTCAGCGGATTTTTTGGGCTTGGCCTTGCCCTCACCGTCTTCGCCTTCGGCGAAATAATTGAACGACTTGTTGTAGTGCCGGACATGCTCGAGGCAAAAATTATGAAACTCGCCACCGGCGCGATGGCTCTTGGGGGCGCGATGGGTGCCGGGCTTTTCACAGCCCTCCCAATCACATTGTGGCGCCTCGACCTTGGGCTTTTCACCGCCGCGGGTTTTGATGCGAATATTATCGAATAGCTTGGAATTCAATTTCATCGACCTTATGTGCTGCGTATATTCGATTCCGAAAAGGTTCAGTTACATGTCCGTCCGCCAGACCATGATCGACAAGCTCACCGCCCGCTTTGACCCCGAACTGCTCGAGGTTATCGACGATAGCGAACGCCATCACGGACATGCCGGATGGCGCGAGGGCGGAGAAACTCACTTCCGTGTCAGAATCGCGACCCGGCATCTTGCCGGTTTGAGCCGGATTGCGCAACACCGTGCGGTGATGGAAGTGCTCGATTCTGAAATCAAGGCCGGTGTTCATGCTCTTAATATAGAGGTGAAACCGGTCGCGGATGTGGCGGAATAGTCTGATCCTATTTCAGCGGTAGTACCCGTAATTCAGTGACGCGGTTGCCCGTGGTGCGGGTCACCCGGAAGCGGAAACCGTGGAAGGTGAATTGCTGACCTTCGCCGGGAATAATTTTGGCTTCGTGGATGACAAGTCCGGCAAGCGTGGTTGCCTCTTCATCGGGCAGATGCCAGTCGAGCGCGCGATTGATGTCGCGGATCGGCAGCGCGCCTTCGATGGTATAGGAGCCATCGGGCTGTTTGGTAATGCCCTGCATCACCTCGTCATGCTCGTCGGAAATGTCGCCAACGATTTCCTCAAGAATGTCTTCCAGCGTGATTAGGCCCTGCACTTCGCCATATTCGTCGATGACGAGGGCGAAATGGGTTTTGACCTTCAAGAAGGCGTTGAGCTGGGCCTGCAAGGGGGTGGTGTCGGGGACGAACCACGGCTTTGAGGCAATGCGCAACACATTGACCTTGGAGATGTCGCCGCCTGCCTTGATGACCGCGCGCAACACATCCTTGGCGTGGACGACGCCGATAATGTTATCCGGGCCGTCCTTGTAGATCGGCATGCGGGTGTTGGGGCTTTCAAGGACCTGGCGCACCAGTTGCTCGGGCGGCTGTTCCGCATCGAGCGCCAGCATGCGGGTGCGGTGCACCATGATATCGGAGACTTCGAGATCGCGCAGGTCGAGAATGCCGCCGAGCATGTCACGGTCGTTCTTGACCACTTCACCCTCGCGATGCAGCAGGTCGACGGTGCCGCGGATTTCCTCAAGCCCGGTATAGCCGGAACGGTCATCAGCGGCCTTGACGCCGACGAGGCGCAGCATGAGACGCACCAGTATCTGCACGGCAATGGTGATGGGCGCGAGAACGGCCACAATCGGTCGGACGACGGGGGCGACGCCGAGGGCGAATTCGTCGGGCTGGTTGATGGCCCATGTCTTGGGCAGGACCTCGGCGAAAATCACGACGGCCATGGTCATGACGATGGTCGCATAGACAACGCCTGTATCACCGAACAGGGTGATCAGCACGCTGGTGGCGAGCGATGAGGCCAGGATGTTGACCAGATTATTGCCCAGCAGCAATGCGCCGATCAGGCGTTCCTTGCTGTCGATGAGTTTTTCGACAATGCGGGCGCGCTTGTTCCCGGCGCGGGACTGCGAATGCATGCGGGCGCGGGAGGCGGCGGTGAGCGCGGTTTCGGAACCGGAAAAAAAGCCGCTCAGGAACAAAAGCACGGCAATGCCGCCAATGGTGAACCAGACTGTGGTACTCACGAAGCCCGCATCTCCTCAAGAAATTCTACAACAAGTTCAGGATCGACATTCTTCTCGATGAAGGACTGGCCGATGCCTTTGGTCAGGATGAAGGTCAACGCGCCGCGCGACACTTTTTTGTCCTGGGTGATTGCGTCCATCATTGCGTTTGTATCTGCCAGCTCTCCGGGAATATCGCCCAATGTGGTGGGCAGGCCGACCAATTGCAAATGCCGCGCCACGCGCACCCCATCCTGGGAAGGCGCAAGGCCAAGCTTAGCAGAAAATTTGTGCGCCATCACCATGCCGATGGCGACCCCTTCGCCATGCAGGAGGCGATCAGAATAGCCGGTGATTTTTTCTAGTGCGTGACCGAATGTATGGCCGAGATTGAGCAGGGCGCGTGCGCCGGTTTCCTTCTCATCGGCGATGACGAAGCGGGCTTTTGCGGCACAGGCATGGGCGATGGCGCTGGTGCGGGCGGGACCGCCATCAAAAATTTCGCGCCAGTTCTCTTCCAGCCAGAAGAAGAAATCCTCATCATCGATCAGGCCGTATTTGGCCATTTCGGCATAGCCTGAGCGGAACTGGCGTTCCGAGAGGGTGTTGAGCGCGGAAATATCGGCCAGCACCAGTTTGGGCTGATGAAAAGCCCCCACAAGGTTTTTGCCGCGCGGGGTGTTGATGCCGGTCTTGCCGCCAACGGAACTGTCCACCTGGGCCAGAAGGGAGGTGGGGGCCTGCACAAAATTCATGCCGCGCCGTGTAATGGCGGCGGCAAAGCCGGCCAGATCGCCAATGACCCCGCCGCCCAGCGCAATGATAATATCGCCGCGTTCGAGCCTGGCTTCGAGAATGCCATCGACAACTTCGGCCAGTGTATCAAAACGCTTGGAGGCCTCGCCGGCGGGGACAGTGATGGTTTGATGCTCGAGCCCGGCGCCATCAAGGGCCTTGATGAGGCGCGGCAATTGTTCGGTGGCGACATTGGTGTCGGTGACAATGCCGAAACGCGCGCCGGGGAACATGTCATTCAAAATCGTGCCTGCCGTGTCCAGCAGGTCCGTGCCGAACAAAATATCATAGGCCCGTTCGCCGAGATCGATATGCAATTTATCCGTGGGTACGGGCATTTCAGGTCCTGTTCTGGTCGCGCAGATAATCGCGGACTTTAGTAATGACGGCGTCGACCACCACTTCGTGGGGTACATCGTGCGAGACGACAGTAACATCAGCCTCTGCATAAACCGGATAGCGTTGATCTATCAGGTTTTTGAGGGTTTCGCGCGGATTGGCCGTTTGCAAAAGCGGGCGGTTGGCGCGGCGGGACACACGGGCGAAGAGAAGCTCGAAATCGGCCTTGAGCCAGATGGAGAGGCCTTCGGCGCGCACCAGTTCGCGAGTTTCGGCATTGATGAAGGCACCGCCGCCGGTGCCCAGCACAATATTCTCTTCTTTTATGATGCGGGAAATGACCCGCGATTCACCGGCGCGGAATTCGGCTTCGCCATGCAGGGCAAAAAAATCATTGATGTTCATGCCGGCGGCTTTTTCGATTTCGGCATCGCTGTCGATGAATCTGCGCCCCAGCCGGGCGGCAAGGCGGCGACCGACGGTGGTCTTGCCAGCGCCCATCATGCCCACCAGCACAAGCGGCTTGCCGCCGAGCAACTCGAGCAGTTCCACGCAATCGGTATCGGCTGTCATAGTCTTGGGCTGGCCCACGTCGAAGGTTCCGGTGCTGTACACGCTTGCTTGAAGCGGTCGCGGGGATACTTGTCAAGCGGCGGGCATTTGCGAGCGGCCTTGATCGCGCCGGGTAAATCGGTGAAAAGGGGCATAGATGAGGATGTTTTTATGCCAACGCTGATCCGATTTCTGATTGTTCTGCTGTTTCTGGCCGGGCTTGGCTATGGCGCCATGTTTGCACTGGCGACATTTGTTGAGCCCCATGACAAAGAGGTCACCATGCGCGTGCCGGCGCGGGACCTGTTTGGCGACTGATGGCCGACGATCACCTGATCGGCGCTTTCCTTGAAATGATGAGTGCGGAGCGCGGCGCGGCGGCCAATACGATTGCCGCCTATCAGCGCGATCTTGCCGATTATTGCGGGTTTCTCAACGCGGTTGACGGGTCGGCGCGCACGGCAAAACGGCCATTGGTGATTGCCTATCTGGAACGGCTGGAGGCGGAAGGCCTGTCGGCGGCATCGGTGGCGCGGCGGCTGAGCGCCTTGCGGCAGTTTCACCGGTTTTTGCTCGCCGAGGGGATCAGTGGTGACGACCCGACCCGAATCATTGCCTCGCCGAAAGCGCGCCGGGGCCTGCCCAAAATTCTGTCTGTGGAGGAAGTGGACGCCCTGCTGGCGCTGGCGGAGACCGAGGCCGAGGCTGAGGATCCGTTGAGCGCGAAGGGGGTGCGGGCCCGGCGACTTTATGTGCTGCTGGAACTTTTATATGCGACGGGCATGCGGGTGAGTGAACTGGTCAGCCTGTTGCGCAGTGCGGTGATGCGGGATGCATCGTTTCTGACGGTGACGGGCAAGGGGGAGCGCGAACGCGTTGTGCCGCTGAATGACCGGTCGCGGGATGCGCTGATGGCCTGGGTCAAGACACTGGAGGCGGGGCGTTTTCTGTTTCCAGCCGATGGGCAGTCCGGCCATCTGGAGCGGCAGGTTTTTGCCCGGGACCTGAAAGCTTTGGCGGGTCGGGCGGGGATTGCCAGTGCCCGTGTGTCGCCCCATGTGCTGCGTCACGCCTTTGCCAGCCATTTGTTGCAGGGCGGGGCCAATCTGAGAATTGTGCAAATGCTGCTCGGACATGCAGATATTTCCACCACACAGATATATACCCATGTTCTGGATGCGCGGTTGCGTGAACTGGTAGAGAAACATCATCCCCTTAGCGATGACTAGAACCGGTCAGTTTTGAGGGGGCGCGTTGCCGAACTGAATACGTGGGGTCCACTTATTCTGGAAACACGCAAGGGATTAAGCTTGTTTGCTGACTTTCTTGACTTCCGCGCCTATCATGGTCACCTTCCGGCCACGTTTGGGTGGCTGATGCCACTCGTTGTAAAAGAGCTAAAGACAAGGGCCTATGCAGACCTATCTCGATTTTGAAAAACCGGTCGCCGAGCTTCAGGGTAAAATCCAGGAACTCCAGTCCCTTGCTACCGGAGACGAGGCCGTTTCCATTGACGAGGAAGTCACGCGGCTGCAGAGCCGTGCCGAAGAGGCGCTGGCCGATATCTACAAAAAGCTGACCCCCTGGCAGAAAACCCAGGTCGCGCGGCATCCGCAGCGGCCGCATTTTTCTGATTATGTGGGCAATCTGATTACCGAATTCGTGCCTTTGGCCGGTGACCGGAAATTTGCCGAGGATGCCGCGATCCAGGCCGGTTTTGGCCGTTTCAAGGGTCAGCCTGTCGCTGTTCTGGGTCAGGAAAAGGGCGCG carries:
- a CDS encoding histidine kinase, with protein sequence MPTLIRFLIVLLFLAGLGYGAMFALATFVEPHDKEVTMRVPARDLFGD
- the aroB gene encoding 3-dehydroquinate synthase, whose product is MPVPTDKLHIDLGERAYDILFGTDLLDTAGTILNDMFPGARFGIVTDTNVATEQLPRLIKALDGAGLEHQTITVPAGEASKRFDTLAEVVDGILEARLERGDIIIALGGGVIGDLAGFAAAITRRGMNFVQAPTSLLAQVDSSVGGKTGINTPRGKNLVGAFHQPKLVLADISALNTLSERQFRSGYAEMAKYGLIDDEDFFFWLEENWREIFDGGPARTSAIAHACAAKARFVIADEKETGARALLNLGHTFGHALEKITGYSDRLLHGEGVAIGMVMAHKFSAKLGLAPSQDGVRVARHLQLVGLPTTLGDIPGELADTNAMMDAITQDKKVSRGALTFILTKGIGQSFIEKNVDPELVVEFLEEMRAS
- a CDS encoding shikimate kinase, with amino-acid sequence MTADTDCVELLELLGGKPLVLVGMMGAGKTTVGRRLAARLGRRFIDSDAEIEKAAGMNINDFFALHGEAEFRAGESRVISRIIKEENIVLGTGGGAFINAETRELVRAEGLSIWLKADFELLFARVSRRANRPLLQTANPRETLKNLIDQRYPVYAEADVTVVSHDVPHEVVVDAVITKVRDYLRDQNRT
- a CDS encoding BolA family protein — encoded protein: MSVRQTMIDKLTARFDPELLEVIDDSERHHGHAGWREGGETHFRVRIATRHLAGLSRIAQHRAVMEVLDSEIKAGVHALNIEVKPVADVAE
- a CDS encoding HlyC/CorC family transporter; the encoded protein is MSTTVWFTIGGIAVLLFLSGFFSGSETALTAASRARMHSQSRAGNKRARIVEKLIDSKERLIGALLLGNNLVNILASSLATSVLITLFGDTGVVYATIVMTMAVVIFAEVLPKTWAINQPDEFALGVAPVVRPIVAVLAPITIAVQILVRLMLRLVGVKAADDRSGYTGLEEIRGTVDLLHREGEVVKNDRDMLGGILDLRDLEVSDIMVHRTRMLALDAEQPPEQLVRQVLESPNTRMPIYKDGPDNIIGVVHAKDVLRAVIKAGGDISKVNVLRIASKPWFVPDTTPLQAQLNAFLKVKTHFALVIDEYGEVQGLITLEDILEEIVGDISDEHDEVMQGITKQPDGSYTIEGALPIRDINRALDWHLPDEEATTLAGLVIHEAKIIPGEGQQFTFHGFRFRVTRTTGNRVTELRVLPLK
- a CDS encoding site-specific tyrosine recombinase XerD: MADDHLIGAFLEMMSAERGAAANTIAAYQRDLADYCGFLNAVDGSARTAKRPLVIAYLERLEAEGLSAASVARRLSALRQFHRFLLAEGISGDDPTRIIASPKARRGLPKILSVEEVDALLALAETEAEAEDPLSAKGVRARRLYVLLELLYATGMRVSELVSLLRSAVMRDASFLTVTGKGERERVVPLNDRSRDALMAWVKTLEAGRFLFPADGQSGHLERQVFARDLKALAGRAGIASARVSPHVLRHAFASHLLQGGANLRIVQMLLGHADISTTQIYTHVLDARLRELVEKHHPLSDD